One stretch of Bordetella avium DNA includes these proteins:
- a CDS encoding tetratricopeptide repeat protein has product MRYLILALALCAAAASPLAHAQSIAGGSASNSNTGLTKLENPPPEGGWDALARLLEAAKPGVDTRLDPTPSQITDYIERQLNAGHNEEALKMIEARIAASRKTPGTDVQLMFQHARALAALKRSQEAEAIYSEMTTRFPELPEPWNNLGALYAARGDLDRAQDALNMALRADPNYAAARANQGDLQLMIALRTYRQEAERGVPGMQQKTQELEKLLKDKSHS; this is encoded by the coding sequence ATGCGCTATCTCATACTGGCTCTGGCCCTGTGCGCCGCAGCGGCCAGCCCACTGGCCCACGCGCAATCCATCGCTGGCGGCTCGGCATCGAACAGCAACACCGGCCTGACCAAGCTTGAAAATCCGCCGCCCGAAGGCGGCTGGGATGCGCTGGCCAGGCTGCTGGAAGCCGCAAAGCCCGGTGTCGATACCCGCCTGGACCCGACCCCATCCCAGATCACGGACTATATCGAGCGCCAGCTCAACGCCGGCCATAACGAAGAGGCCCTCAAAATGATCGAAGCGCGCATCGCCGCATCGCGCAAGACCCCCGGCACCGATGTGCAATTGATGTTCCAGCATGCGCGTGCGCTGGCGGCGCTCAAGCGCTCTCAGGAGGCCGAGGCCATTTACAGCGAAATGACCACACGTTTCCCGGAGTTGCCCGAACCCTGGAACAACCTGGGCGCCCTGTACGCGGCGCGCGGCGATCTGGACCGGGCTCAGGATGCGCTTAACATGGCGTTGCGGGCCGATCCGAATTACGCAGCGGCCCGCGCCAACCAAGGCGACCTGCAGCTCATGATTGCGTTGCGCACCTACCGGCAGGAAGCCGAGCGCGGCGTGCCTGGCATGCAGCAAAAAACCCAGGAACTGGAAAAACTACTGAAGGATAAATCGCATTCATGA
- the cysS gene encoding cysteine--tRNA ligase — protein sequence MLHIYNTLSRTKETFKPVHAGEVRIYVCGMTVYDYCHLGHARMLVAFDVVQRWLRASGYAVNYVRNITDIDDKIIRRAIQTGRRMHEVTDYFIAAMHADERALAVERPDHEPRATAYVGEMIDIIGRLEKNGLAYQADDGDVNYAVRGFQGYGKLSGKSLDDLRAGERVAVGSSKRDPLDFVLWKSAKEEEPPETKWDSPYGFGRPGWHIECSAMSKSLLGLPLDIHGGGPDLKFPHHENEIAQTEGAFGGTLANIWMHCGPLMVDAEKMSKSLGNFRTIRQTIAQGEAQDGEADYQVNPREAEMLRFFIVRNHYRSPQNYTPDNLVDAQNALDRLYQALANVTPDVAGIDWNEAQAQAFKAAMNDDFNSSGAVAALFELAGQVNRERDSRAAGQLKALGAVLGLLQQDPAVYFQSSTRYSSAGMQQGASQMDAARIEALIAERGQAKLSRDFARADAIRAELRAAGIELDDKPGGMTQWRRA from the coding sequence ATGCTGCACATCTACAACACATTGTCGCGTACCAAAGAGACCTTCAAACCGGTACATGCCGGCGAGGTGCGCATCTATGTGTGCGGCATGACAGTCTACGATTACTGTCACTTGGGTCATGCCCGCATGCTGGTGGCCTTCGATGTGGTCCAGCGCTGGCTGCGAGCCAGCGGCTACGCCGTCAACTACGTGCGTAATATTACCGATATCGATGACAAGATCATCCGCCGCGCCATCCAGACGGGGCGGCGCATGCACGAGGTGACCGATTACTTCATTGCTGCCATGCATGCCGACGAGCGCGCGCTGGCGGTGGAGCGCCCTGACCATGAGCCGCGAGCCACTGCCTATGTCGGCGAAATGATCGACATCATTGGCCGTCTCGAGAAAAACGGCTTGGCCTATCAGGCTGACGATGGCGATGTGAACTACGCCGTCCGCGGCTTTCAGGGTTATGGAAAATTATCGGGCAAGTCGCTCGACGATCTGCGCGCCGGCGAGCGCGTGGCGGTCGGCTCGTCCAAGCGCGATCCGCTCGATTTCGTGCTTTGGAAGTCTGCCAAAGAAGAAGAACCCCCCGAAACCAAATGGGATTCCCCCTATGGTTTCGGCCGGCCGGGTTGGCATATTGAGTGCTCCGCCATGAGCAAGAGCCTGCTGGGCCTGCCTCTGGATATTCACGGTGGCGGTCCGGATCTGAAGTTTCCCCACCATGAGAACGAAATCGCCCAGACCGAAGGCGCTTTCGGCGGCACCTTGGCCAATATCTGGATGCACTGCGGCCCCCTGATGGTCGATGCCGAGAAGATGTCCAAGTCGCTGGGTAATTTCCGCACCATCCGCCAGACGATCGCCCAGGGCGAGGCGCAGGATGGTGAGGCCGATTACCAAGTCAATCCGCGCGAAGCGGAAATGCTGCGCTTTTTCATCGTGCGCAACCATTACCGCAGCCCACAGAATTACACGCCCGACAATCTGGTCGATGCGCAGAATGCCCTGGATCGTCTGTATCAGGCGCTGGCCAATGTGACGCCGGACGTTGCAGGCATAGACTGGAACGAGGCGCAGGCGCAGGCATTCAAGGCAGCCATGAATGATGATTTCAATAGTTCTGGCGCGGTGGCCGCGTTGTTTGAGCTGGCGGGTCAGGTCAACCGCGAGCGCGACAGCCGTGCCGCCGGTCAGCTCAAGGCACTAGGTGCCGTGCTGGGTCTTTTGCAACAAGATCCGGCGGTTTATTTTCAATCGTCTACCCGGTATTCTTCGGCCGGCATGCAGCAGGGCGCGTCGCAAATGGATGCGGCCCGCATCGAGGCGTTGATCGCCGAGCGTGGGCAGGCTAAGCTTAGCCGCGATTTTGCGCGTGCCGACGCCATCCGCGCCGAACTGCGCGCGGCCGGCATCGAACTGGATGACAAGCCCGGCGGCATGACCCAATGGCGCCGAGCCTGA
- a CDS encoding DNA-3-methyladenine glycosylase family protein yields the protein MSSSDLESVKPDYWEEAVAHLMRRDRILKKIIPQHSHTWLMSRGSPFVTLARAIVGQQISTTAADGLWTRLLDVAGKRPTPATVLRAGVQGLRAAGLSQRKAEYVQDLADHFGQRKVHPERWATMDDEAVISELVAIRGIGRWTAEMFLIFNLQRPDVLPLDDPGLLKAISLHYFSGEPVSRFEAREVSLAWQPWRTVATWYLWRSLEPTPVQY from the coding sequence ATGTCCAGTTCTGATCTCGAATCCGTCAAGCCCGACTATTGGGAAGAGGCCGTTGCGCATCTGATGCGCCGCGACCGTATTCTCAAGAAGATCATCCCGCAGCACAGCCACACCTGGCTGATGTCGCGCGGATCGCCTTTCGTGACCCTGGCGCGCGCCATTGTAGGGCAGCAGATCTCCACCACGGCGGCCGATGGCCTGTGGACGCGTTTGCTTGATGTCGCGGGCAAGCGCCCCACGCCGGCGACCGTGTTGCGTGCTGGTGTGCAGGGTTTGCGCGCTGCGGGTTTGTCGCAGCGCAAGGCGGAATACGTTCAGGATCTCGCGGACCACTTCGGTCAGCGCAAAGTCCATCCTGAGCGTTGGGCGACGATGGACGACGAAGCCGTTATTTCAGAGCTGGTTGCCATTCGTGGTATCGGCCGCTGGACGGCGGAGATGTTTTTGATTTTCAATCTCCAGCGCCCGGATGTACTGCCGCTGGATGATCCTGGGTTGCTCAAGGCAATCTCGTTACACTATTTCAGCGGCGAGCCCGTTTCCCGCTTTGAGGCCCGTGAGGTCTCTTTGGCGTGGCAGCCCTGGCGTACCGTGGCGACCTGGTATTTGTGGCGCAGTCTGGAACCGACTCCGGTCCAGTACTAA
- a CDS encoding acetyl-CoA carboxylase carboxyltransferase subunit alpha produces the protein MRNTFLEFEQPLAELENKIEQLRYVQADSAVDISDEIGRLQQKSQTLAKEIYGKLTPWQTALVARHPQRPYTLDYVREIFTDFHELHGDRMYADDQSIVGGLARFNGQSCMVIGHQKGRDTKERAARNFGMPRPEGYRKAQRLMRLAEKFKLPIFTFVDTPGAYPGIGAEERGQSEAIGHNLYVMAELKVPVIVTIIGEGGSGGALAIAVGNAVLMLQYSTYSVISPEGCASILWRSADKAPEAAEALAITAPRLKDLGLIDRVVNEPIGGAHRDPRVMARLLRRALGDSLRQLQDLTPEQLVEQRLERVLAYGRFQEVRG, from the coding sequence ATGCGCAATACATTTCTGGAATTCGAACAACCGCTCGCCGAACTTGAAAACAAGATCGAGCAGCTGCGCTATGTGCAGGCCGATTCCGCCGTTGACATCTCCGATGAGATCGGCCGCCTGCAGCAAAAGAGCCAGACGCTGGCCAAGGAAATCTACGGCAAGCTGACGCCCTGGCAGACCGCCTTGGTGGCCCGCCATCCGCAACGTCCTTACACGCTGGACTATGTGCGCGAAATCTTCACCGATTTCCACGAGCTGCACGGTGACCGCATGTATGCCGACGACCAATCCATCGTGGGCGGGCTGGCCCGTTTCAATGGCCAGTCCTGCATGGTGATCGGTCATCAAAAAGGCCGAGACACCAAGGAGCGCGCCGCCCGCAATTTCGGCATGCCGCGTCCCGAGGGCTATCGCAAAGCCCAGCGCCTGATGCGCCTGGCCGAGAAGTTCAAGCTGCCCATTTTCACCTTTGTTGACACGCCGGGTGCTTACCCTGGCATCGGCGCCGAAGAGCGCGGCCAGTCGGAAGCCATTGGCCACAATCTCTATGTCATGGCTGAGCTCAAGGTGCCGGTCATCGTGACCATCATCGGCGAAGGGGGCTCGGGCGGCGCTTTGGCGATTGCCGTGGGCAACGCTGTGCTGATGTTGCAGTACTCCACCTATTCGGTGATTTCTCCCGAGGGTTGCGCCTCGATTCTGTGGCGTAGCGCCGACAAGGCTCCCGAAGCCGCGGAAGCGCTGGCCATTACTGCGCCGCGCCTGAAAGACCTGGGTCTGATCGACCGGGTTGTCAACGAGCCGATCGGCGGCGCGCACCGCGATCCGCGGGTCATGGCGCGTTTGCTGCGTCGTGCTCTGGGAGACTCTCTGCGTCAGCTCCAGGACCTCACGCCGGAACAGCTCGTCGAGCAACGTCTCGAACGCGTGCTCGCCTACGGCCGTTTCCAGGAAGTTCGCGGCTGA
- the tilS gene encoding tRNA lysidine(34) synthetase TilS codes for MSPDLYAQVLGPALLGPVRATLARLPPQAPVALALSAGADSAMLAVAARLLAPQRPLLALHVHHGLQAQADEWAQRAQALGGLLELPVRIAHVKVPADGSGIEAAARTARYAALAAMAREAGAGHVLLAHHRDDQAETVLLRLLRGAGVEGMAAMREESPRDGLLYLRPWLDLDRAAIVQAAQAFAALTGWQAVQDPSNVDPRYTRAAVRATLAPLLNARWPGWQAIVSRHARQMGEAVEILREVAREDYARLEPDEAGFALAPWRELSPPRQAQVLRYWLGAQGLRMPSEARLRDLMRQLRQLHALGHDRQLRVAHEGHEIRCHRGRVWLAPAGARKTSA; via the coding sequence ATGTCTCCCGATCTTTACGCTCAAGTGCTTGGCCCGGCGCTGCTCGGGCCTGTGCGCGCCACGCTGGCGCGCCTGCCGCCCCAGGCGCCTGTTGCGCTGGCGTTGAGCGCAGGAGCCGACTCCGCGATGCTGGCGGTCGCGGCCAGGCTGCTCGCCCCTCAGCGCCCGCTTCTGGCATTGCATGTGCACCATGGTTTACAGGCTCAAGCCGACGAGTGGGCGCAACGCGCCCAGGCGCTGGGCGGCTTGCTGGAGCTGCCCGTGCGTATTGCACACGTGAAGGTGCCCGCAGATGGCAGCGGTATCGAAGCCGCTGCACGCACAGCGCGTTATGCCGCGCTAGCCGCGATGGCCCGCGAGGCGGGGGCCGGGCATGTATTACTGGCCCATCATCGTGATGATCAGGCAGAAACCGTGCTGTTGCGCTTATTGCGCGGCGCCGGGGTCGAAGGCATGGCCGCCATGCGCGAAGAAAGTCCGCGTGACGGCCTGCTTTATCTGCGGCCCTGGCTAGATCTCGATCGGGCCGCTATTGTTCAGGCCGCACAGGCGTTCGCCGCGCTGACGGGCTGGCAGGCGGTTCAAGATCCAAGCAATGTCGATCCCCGCTATACCCGGGCGGCCGTGCGCGCCACGCTTGCCCCCCTGTTGAATGCACGCTGGCCAGGCTGGCAAGCCATCGTCAGCCGCCATGCGCGGCAGATGGGCGAGGCGGTGGAAATTCTGCGCGAGGTGGCCCGGGAGGATTATGCGCGTCTGGAGCCGGATGAGGCCGGCTTTGCGCTCGCGCCTTGGCGCGAGTTGTCGCCGCCCCGGCAGGCGCAGGTGTTGCGCTATTGGCTGGGTGCGCAGGGTCTGCGCATGCCCAGCGAGGCGCGGCTGCGCGATTTGATGCGGCAGTTGCGGCAATTGCACGCTTTGGGTCATGACCGCCAGTTGCGCGTGGCGCATGAGGGGCACGAGATCCGTTGTCATCGCGGCCGGGTGTGGCTGGCCCCAGCCGGGGCGAGAAAAACCAGCGCTTGA
- a CDS encoding aspartate kinase, with amino-acid sequence MSLIVHKYGGTSMGSVERIKNVARRVAKWHAAGHQVVVVPSAMSGETNRLLGLAREITPQPNGRELDMIAATGEQASSGLLALALQAEGVAARSYAGWQVPIVTDSSHTKARISSIDDVRIRADLDAGRVVVVTGFQGVDPEGHITTLGRGGSDTSAVAVAAALKADECLIYTDVDGVYTTDPRVVPEARRMPVVSFEEMLEMASLGSKVLQIRSVEFAGKYRVPTRVLSSLTDPLIPLEEEMVSGTLITFEEDEKMEAAVVSGIAFSRDEAKITLLAVPDKPGIAYSILGPVAAANIDVDMIVQNQSVAGTTDFSFTVNRNEFLRTVELLKNEVIPAVGARELVTDEKVAKVSIVGIGMRSHVGVASLMFQTLSQEGINIQMISTSEIKTSVIIDDKYMELAVRALHKAFGLDQAPAA; translated from the coding sequence ATGTCCCTGATCGTTCACAAGTATGGCGGTACGTCGATGGGCTCGGTCGAGCGCATCAAGAATGTGGCGCGCCGCGTCGCAAAGTGGCATGCCGCAGGCCACCAGGTCGTGGTGGTGCCCTCGGCCATGTCGGGCGAAACCAATCGCCTGCTGGGCCTTGCCCGCGAAATTACGCCGCAGCCCAATGGCCGCGAGCTCGATATGATCGCCGCGACCGGCGAGCAGGCATCCAGCGGTCTGCTGGCCCTTGCTCTGCAGGCCGAAGGCGTGGCTGCCCGCAGCTATGCCGGATGGCAGGTCCCGATCGTTACCGATTCGTCCCACACCAAAGCCCGCATCAGCTCCATTGATGACGTGCGCATCCGCGCCGATCTGGACGCAGGGCGTGTGGTTGTCGTGACCGGCTTTCAAGGCGTTGATCCGGAAGGCCACATCACGACGCTGGGTCGCGGTGGCTCCGACACCTCGGCCGTGGCCGTCGCTGCCGCGCTCAAGGCCGACGAATGCCTCATCTACACCGATGTCGATGGCGTGTACACCACCGATCCGCGTGTCGTGCCTGAAGCCCGCCGCATGCCCGTGGTGTCGTTCGAGGAAATGCTCGAAATGGCCTCGCTGGGCTCCAAGGTGTTGCAGATCCGCTCGGTGGAGTTCGCCGGCAAATACCGTGTGCCCACCCGCGTTCTGTCCTCGCTGACCGACCCGCTTATCCCGCTCGAAGAAGAAATGGTTTCGGGCACGCTGATTACTTTTGAGGAAGACGAAAAAATGGAAGCCGCCGTTGTCTCCGGCATCGCCTTCAGCCGCGACGAAGCCAAGATCACTCTGTTGGCCGTGCCCGACAAACCCGGTATCGCTTATTCGATCTTGGGCCCGGTCGCCGCCGCCAATATCGATGTCGATATGATCGTGCAAAACCAATCGGTCGCCGGCACCACCGACTTCTCCTTCACCGTGAACCGCAATGAGTTCCTGCGTACGGTTGAGCTGCTCAAGAACGAAGTCATCCCCGCTGTGGGCGCGCGTGAACTGGTCACCGACGAGAAGGTCGCCAAGGTGTCCATCGTCGGCATCGGCATGCGTTCGCACGTGGGCGTGGCCAGCCTGATGTTCCAGACGCTTTCGCAAGAAGGCATCAACATCCAGATGATCAGCACCAGCGAAATCAAGACCTCGGTGATCATCGACGACAAATACATGGAACTGGCGGTGCGTGCGCTGCACAAGGCTTTCGGCCTGGATCAAGCGCCGGCGGCCTGA
- a CDS encoding ArsR/SmtB family transcription factor — translation MSINTEDILKALAHPVRRNILLWLKEPQRHFGGQEHSLDIGVCAGQFERCGLSQSTVSTHLAILQRAGLVQSKRVGQWVFYQRNEAVIAEFMQILKIELFNS, via the coding sequence ATGAGCATCAACACCGAAGACATCCTCAAGGCACTGGCCCACCCGGTGCGACGGAATATCCTGCTTTGGCTCAAGGAGCCGCAAAGGCATTTTGGCGGGCAGGAGCATTCATTGGATATCGGCGTGTGCGCGGGCCAGTTCGAGCGTTGCGGATTATCGCAATCCACGGTTTCCACCCATTTGGCGATCTTGCAGCGTGCAGGGCTCGTGCAGAGCAAGCGCGTAGGTCAATGGGTGTTTTATCAGCGTAACGAGGCGGTCATCGCCGAGTTTATGCAGATATTGAAAATTGAGCTGTTCAATTCCTAG
- a CDS encoding alkene reductase has product MSKLFQPITVGDLQLANRIVMAPLTRNRSPNSVPQPITATYYAQRASAGLLITEATPVSHQGQGYADVPGLYAPEQVAGWRRVTDAVHAKGGKIVVQLWHVGRVSHDSLQPGGKSPVAPSAIRAQTKTYLLDADGKGAFVETSVPRALEASELPGIVDDYRRAARTAVTQAGFDGVEIHAANGYLIDQFLRSGSNRREDAYGGSIENRARFLFEVVDAIVAEIGGGRVGIRLSPVTAANDSHDDNPQPLFDYVVTRLAQYGLAYVHIIEGQTGGARAYSQGPKPFDYAQLKSAYRDAGGRGAWMVNNGYDGQSAQAVLDSGAADLVAFGRPFIANPDLVERLRAGAPLNTPDKNTFYGGGEHGYTDYPALAD; this is encoded by the coding sequence ATGTCCAAGTTGTTCCAGCCCATCACTGTCGGTGATTTGCAACTTGCCAATCGCATCGTGATGGCGCCGCTTACGCGCAATCGTTCGCCCAATTCGGTGCCGCAACCCATTACCGCCACCTATTATGCGCAGCGCGCCAGCGCAGGCCTGCTCATTACCGAGGCCACGCCGGTTTCGCATCAAGGGCAGGGCTATGCCGATGTGCCTGGCTTGTACGCGCCCGAGCAAGTGGCCGGTTGGCGCCGCGTGACCGACGCCGTGCATGCCAAGGGGGGCAAGATTGTCGTGCAGCTTTGGCACGTGGGCAGGGTTTCGCATGACAGCTTGCAGCCGGGTGGGAAATCGCCTGTGGCGCCTTCGGCGATCCGCGCTCAAACCAAGACCTATCTCCTCGATGCTGATGGCAAGGGGGCTTTCGTCGAGACCTCGGTGCCCCGTGCGCTAGAGGCGAGCGAATTGCCTGGCATCGTGGATGATTACCGCCGGGCGGCGCGCACCGCCGTGACGCAAGCGGGTTTCGATGGCGTGGAAATCCATGCCGCTAATGGCTATTTGATCGATCAGTTTTTGCGGTCCGGTTCCAATCGCCGCGAGGACGCCTATGGCGGCAGCATCGAGAACCGCGCCCGTTTTCTGTTCGAGGTGGTGGACGCCATCGTGGCTGAAATCGGTGGGGGGCGTGTGGGTATCCGTTTGTCGCCGGTGACGGCGGCCAACGACAGCCACGATGACAATCCGCAGCCGCTGTTCGATTACGTCGTCACCCGCCTGGCGCAGTATGGCCTGGCTTATGTGCATATCATCGAAGGCCAAACAGGCGGCGCGCGCGCCTATTCGCAAGGCCCGAAGCCTTTCGATTATGCGCAGCTCAAGTCGGCCTATCGTGATGCGGGCGGACGCGGCGCCTGGATGGTGAACAATGGCTATGACGGCCAGAGCGCGCAGGCTGTGCTAGACAGTGGCGCAGCCGATCTGGTGGCCTTTGGCCGCCCCTTTATTGCCAATCCGGATCTAGTCGAGCGTTTGCGCGCTGGCGCGCCCTTGAACACGCCGGATAAAAACACGTTCTACGGCGGTGGCGAGCACGGCTATACCGACTATCCGGCACTGGCCGATTGA
- a CDS encoding chalcone isomerase family protein yields MFYRPSLIQRCLCAATLALSFQASAQSGIVLDGIAIPKQVIQGEQSLPLIGAGLCSEFIFNIYLAALYARPISHEAQALIAGPGPRRLHLQFLRDISASTLEQAVRQGLEANHSAADVKSLKPAIDTLSALLHRIGQLSNGDIIDLAMEPGAVTIFYNGQSQGRIDDTNLAAALLRIWLGDNPAQASLKEALLGQN; encoded by the coding sequence GTGTTCTACCGCCCGTCTCTCATACAGCGCTGCCTGTGCGCTGCCACGCTCGCTCTCAGCTTTCAGGCCTCCGCGCAAAGCGGCATCGTGCTCGATGGCATAGCAATCCCGAAGCAGGTCATTCAAGGCGAGCAAAGCCTGCCGCTCATCGGCGCCGGCCTTTGCTCTGAGTTCATCTTCAACATTTATCTGGCTGCGCTTTACGCCAGGCCGATCAGCCACGAAGCCCAGGCCTTGATCGCCGGACCCGGCCCGCGCCGCCTGCATCTGCAATTTCTGCGTGACATCAGCGCCAGCACACTGGAACAGGCAGTGCGACAGGGGCTGGAAGCCAACCATAGCGCCGCCGACGTCAAGTCACTGAAACCCGCCATCGATACGCTGTCTGCCTTGCTTCATCGCATCGGCCAACTGAGTAATGGCGACATCATCGATCTGGCGATGGAGCCTGGCGCAGTCACTATTTTCTATAACGGCCAAAGCCAGGGCCGCATCGACGACACCAATCTGGCTGCCGCGCTACTGCGCATCTGGCTGGGCGACAACCCCGCGCAAGCTTCACTCAAAGAGGCCTTGCTGGGTCAGAACTGA
- a CDS encoding acetyl-CoA C-acyltransferase, translating into MSHTDAYIVAATRLPVGKRGGMYATTRPDDLLAAALRGALAQVPSLDPALIEDVIAGCAMPEAEQGMNVARMSLLLAGLPQSVCGVTVNRFCASGLQAVADAAARIRLGEADIMIGAGTESMSAMPQIMGNKVAINPAIFAQEETLGMAYGMGLTGERVAERWGISREDQDAFALASHQKACAAIDAGHFRAEITPYQIVNYLPGERSGVVRQAQRLADTDEGPRRDTSLQALARLKPVFAAKGSVTAGNSSQMSDGAGAIILVSERMLKRFQLQALARFVSFSVAGVPPEIMGIGPIAALPKALARAGIQQDDLSWIELNEAFAAQSLAVIRELKLDPDRVNPLGGAIALGHPLGATGALRVATLIHGLRRTGARYGLVTLCIGTGMGAAGIFEAL; encoded by the coding sequence ATGAGCCACACCGATGCCTATATCGTTGCCGCCACCCGTCTGCCCGTAGGCAAACGCGGCGGCATGTATGCCACCACCCGCCCGGATGACCTGCTGGCGGCGGCCTTGCGCGGCGCCTTGGCCCAGGTGCCATCGCTGGACCCGGCACTGATCGAGGATGTGATCGCCGGCTGCGCCATGCCCGAGGCGGAACAGGGCATGAACGTTGCCCGCATGTCGCTGCTGCTGGCCGGCCTGCCGCAATCCGTCTGCGGCGTGACGGTCAACCGCTTTTGCGCCTCCGGCCTGCAGGCCGTGGCCGACGCGGCGGCCCGCATCCGCCTGGGAGAAGCCGACATCATGATAGGCGCAGGCACTGAATCCATGAGCGCCATGCCCCAGATCATGGGCAACAAGGTGGCCATCAATCCGGCCATCTTCGCGCAAGAAGAAACCTTGGGCATGGCCTATGGCATGGGACTGACTGGCGAGCGAGTCGCCGAGCGCTGGGGCATCTCCCGCGAGGATCAGGATGCTTTCGCCCTGGCCTCCCATCAGAAAGCTTGCGCGGCGATTGATGCCGGCCACTTCCGCGCCGAAATCACGCCCTACCAGATCGTCAACTACCTGCCTGGCGAGCGCAGCGGGGTCGTGAGGCAAGCGCAGCGCCTCGCGGATACCGACGAGGGGCCACGCCGCGACACCTCGCTTCAGGCGCTGGCGCGTCTAAAGCCGGTGTTTGCCGCAAAGGGCAGCGTCACCGCAGGCAACAGCTCACAAATGTCGGATGGCGCAGGCGCCATCATCCTGGTGTCCGAACGCATGCTCAAACGCTTTCAATTACAAGCACTGGCCCGTTTCGTCAGTTTTTCCGTGGCGGGCGTGCCTCCCGAGATCATGGGGATAGGGCCTATTGCCGCCCTGCCCAAAGCACTGGCGCGCGCCGGTATTCAACAGGATGATTTGAGCTGGATAGAACTGAACGAAGCGTTCGCCGCTCAATCGCTGGCCGTGATCCGAGAGCTCAAGCTAGACCCCGATCGCGTCAATCCCCTAGGCGGCGCGATTGCGCTGGGCCATCCGCTGGGCGCCACCGGCGCGCTGCGCGTCGCGACCCTGATTCATGGCCTGCGCCGTACTGGCGCACGCTATGGACTGGTCACCCTGTGCATCGGCACAGGCATGGGCGCGGCAGGAATTTTCGAAGCGCTTTGA